A genomic window from Caldicellulosiruptor kronotskyensis 2002 includes:
- a CDS encoding ParM/StbA family protein, which translates to MKCGIDVGFGFTKAINEKGKEVIFPSAVAKTFMTDVGIKPTSDYFVTYMNQTYAVGKAATQCLITETSFSEERFSTEFSKLLVLTALMALECDREVELGLGLPLMLYPKLKGKVKDYFEFSEEIIIDSNGIAHSYHITRCEVFPQGVGAMFSITSPVEDGIYCILDVGFRTTDVIVVEIRNKNINPLLDMCFTVDKGMSLAVERLGLMIERKYGVSYDTSLLFDIHERLHISVRGRKIDIEPHKKEVFTAIADDIVQSISRRLQRGFDTFDGVLVAGGGAFNVASVLQKEFDNVQVLDNAQFANAKGYLTLLNLGV; encoded by the coding sequence ATGAAGTGTGGTATTGACGTCGGTTTTGGTTTTACCAAAGCTATAAACGAAAAAGGCAAAGAGGTAATCTTCCCGTCTGCAGTGGCTAAAACTTTTATGACTGATGTAGGAATCAAGCCCACAAGTGACTACTTTGTAACTTACATGAATCAAACATATGCAGTCGGTAAAGCAGCAACACAGTGTTTGATAACAGAAACAAGCTTTTCAGAAGAAAGATTCTCCACAGAGTTTTCGAAACTACTTGTTCTGACAGCACTTATGGCACTCGAATGTGACAGAGAAGTAGAACTCGGTCTTGGTCTTCCGCTTATGCTCTATCCTAAACTAAAAGGGAAGGTAAAAGACTATTTTGAGTTTTCAGAGGAAATAATCATCGACAGCAACGGTATAGCACACAGCTATCACATTACAAGGTGTGAGGTATTCCCACAAGGCGTTGGAGCTATGTTTTCAATCACCTCACCAGTAGAAGATGGAATATATTGCATTTTAGATGTTGGCTTTCGAACAACAGACGTGATTGTAGTTGAAATCAGAAACAAAAATATAAATCCTCTGCTTGACATGTGCTTTACAGTTGACAAAGGAATGTCATTGGCGGTTGAAAGACTTGGTTTGATGATTGAGAGAAAATACGGTGTTAGTTATGACACAAGCCTGCTTTTTGATATCCATGAACGCTTGCATATATCTGTTCGTGGCAGGAAGATAGATATTGAACCACATAAAAAAGAGGTTTTCACAGCTATAGCAGATGATATAGTCCAGTCTATTTCAAGAAGACTGCAACGAGGTTTTGATACATTTGACGGAGTGCTTGTAGCAGGCGGTGGAGCTTTCAACGTTGCATCTGTCCTCCAGAAGGAATTCGACAACGTTCAGGTACTTGACAATGCACAGTTTGCAAATGCAAAAGGATATTTAACATTGCTAAACCTTGGAGTGTAA
- a CDS encoding ribonuclease H1 domain-containing protein: MPKRYYAVRKGRKTGIFENWTECEESVKGYPGAEYKAFANREDAELYLKSIDQLEKYEDILSKGNQVIAYVDGSYNESLNKCAFGCVILTKEGEEQKFSSVIANNEIVSLRNVAGEIEGVKFAVKWACEKEYEKIIICHDYEGLSKWYYGEWQANSKYVKDYIEFLRSYSDFIKIEFKKVTAHSGDKYNELADLLAREALQNNPKMETGDSWITANSIEEEDFNVIIELLKEDFPELKLEKGNGLTEIVKYTLKLNEEKLVAHYYPSKRKIVVQGKPKLLFSSLLGYISEIVSPDELHKIYSTCVNLELDKNEVEREFHEVYLFNAKDKLPQKLAQTLRQAIYNLHIEGDMFDYTFIVFPALRALEGFIKYVLKGFNIVCYSNTFENIFERKNNGMYQLSKSCCSTIKNRDIISKLNKMYNFYHKNRHGLFHWSSFLKDEIDDSRVINSIDESKNLIREVLNFINEFYV; encoded by the coding sequence ATGCCAAAGAGATATTATGCTGTACGAAAGGGTAGAAAAACTGGCATATTTGAAAATTGGACAGAATGCGAGGAAAGTGTAAAAGGATATCCCGGTGCTGAATATAAGGCTTTTGCGAACAGAGAAGACGCCGAGTTATATCTTAAAAGTATTGACCAACTTGAAAAGTATGAAGATATTCTTAGCAAAGGAAATCAAGTTATTGCTTACGTTGATGGAAGTTACAATGAAAGTTTAAACAAGTGTGCGTTTGGTTGTGTTATCCTTACAAAAGAGGGTGAGGAACAAAAGTTTTCAAGTGTAATAGCAAATAATGAAATAGTTAGTTTACGTAATGTGGCAGGTGAAATTGAAGGTGTAAAATTTGCGGTAAAGTGGGCTTGCGAAAAAGAATATGAAAAGATAATTATTTGTCACGATTATGAAGGATTATCAAAATGGTATTATGGTGAATGGCAAGCAAATAGCAAATACGTAAAAGATTATATAGAATTTTTGAGAAGTTACAGTGACTTTATAAAAATAGAATTTAAAAAAGTTACTGCGCATAGCGGTGATAAATACAATGAATTGGCTGACCTTCTTGCAAGAGAAGCCTTGCAAAACAATCCCAAAATGGAAACAGGAGATAGTTGGATAACTGCTAATTCTATTGAAGAAGAGGATTTTAATGTTATCATAGAGCTTTTAAAAGAAGATTTTCCTGAGTTGAAATTGGAAAAAGGTAATGGGTTGACGGAAATTGTAAAATATACATTAAAATTAAATGAGGAAAAGTTAGTAGCTCATTATTATCCTTCTAAGCGTAAGATAGTGGTACAGGGAAAACCCAAGTTATTGTTTTCATCGTTGCTGGGATATATTTCAGAGATTGTATCACCAGATGAGTTACATAAAATTTATTCTACATGTGTTAATCTTGAGTTAGACAAAAACGAAGTAGAGAGAGAATTTCACGAAGTTTATTTATTTAATGCTAAAGATAAACTTCCACAAAAGTTAGCTCAAACATTGAGACAAGCTATTTATAATTTACATATTGAAGGAGACATGTTTGATTATACTTTTATAGTGTTTCCTGCTTTACGTGCCTTGGAAGGTTTTATAAAATACGTGTTGAAAGGCTTTAATATTGTGTGTTACAGTAATACTTTTGAGAATATATTTGAACGTAAGAATAACGGAATGTATCAACTAAGTAAATCCTGTTGTAGTACAATAAAAAATAGAGATATCATTTCCAAACTAAACAAAATGTATAATTTTTATCATAAAAATAGACATGGACTTTTTCATTGGAGTAGTTTTTTAAAAGATGAAATAGATGATTCCAGAGTAATAAATAGTATTGACGAAAGTAAAAATCTTATTAGGGAAGTATTAAATTTTATAAACGAATTTTATGTTTAG
- a CDS encoding S1 RNA-binding domain-containing protein produces the protein MKQTQKDEVRRLLQKSYNYKTILTGQLAGKKKIGDKTYGVVLYQGIRCLLPAEEVDLSTQTVNDPIGALLGATIEFVVTDIQKDNVFISRKVAKQLRRIEFENNVKEGQIINGRVIGVSPKNVYIDAFGYEFGLTAKDVDYKWIHDMRERFKVGDSVKAKVISKKPPQISIKEALTTPWEKDPDRYKVGEQYVGKVVAVANLGIFVDLIEDGRQVLCPPMGLKTPVIGSSVVVLIKDINKEQKKMWGDIVRIISEPRI, from the coding sequence ATGAAGCAAACACAAAAAGACGAGGTAAGACGGCTTCTGCAAAAGTCCTACAATTACAAAACAATTTTAACTGGCCAGCTTGCCGGCAAAAAGAAGATAGGCGACAAAACATACGGAGTTGTACTGTATCAGGGAATAAGGTGTCTTCTGCCAGCAGAAGAAGTTGACCTGTCAACTCAAACTGTCAATGACCCGATTGGAGCTTTGCTTGGTGCAACAATTGAGTTTGTTGTAACAGACATTCAAAAAGACAATGTGTTCATCTCACGAAAAGTCGCAAAACAGCTAAGAAGAATTGAATTTGAAAACAATGTAAAAGAAGGACAGATTATCAATGGCAGAGTAATTGGTGTGTCACCCAAAAACGTGTATATAGATGCTTTCGGATACGAATTTGGGCTTACTGCAAAGGATGTCGATTACAAATGGATACACGACATGAGAGAAAGATTTAAGGTGGGCGACAGCGTAAAAGCAAAAGTTATATCCAAAAAACCACCACAAATAAGTATAAAAGAAGCTCTCACAACACCATGGGAAAAAGATCCGGACAGATACAAGGTAGGAGAACAATACGTAGGAAAAGTTGTAGCAGTTGCAAACCTTGGAATTTTTGTAGACCTGATAGAAGACGGCCGGCAAGTGCTCTGCCCACCAATGGGTCTCAAAACACCTGTGATTGGCTCTAGCGTGGTTGTGCTTATAAAAGATATAAACAAAGAACAGAAAAAGATGTGGGGAGATATTGTGAGGATAATAAGCGAGCCGAGAATATAA
- a CDS encoding DUF6731 family protein, which translates to MLPNFSRSLHLFRWTVVHLRPILNPFSFEKASGARYYRKISVRFAQLPPEVSIFNSPIKKIVEAFGEYQGITAEITISIGQAKKNNLKSETVVETIADIKNNKPFFKKAQVTLKESEDDKVEILDLIEEKLHDYIIFQLPTRQSLACEYVFQEMINRYRERRYDIIRILQRDG; encoded by the coding sequence ATGCTACCAAACTTCTCACGAAGCCTCCACCTCTTTAGGTGGACGGTAGTTCACTTACGTCCCATATTGAATCCTTTTTCATTTGAAAAAGCTTCTGGTGCTAGATACTATAGAAAAATTTCAGTCCGATTTGCACAACTTCCACCTGAGGTAAGTATTTTCAATTCTCCAATAAAGAAAATAGTAGAAGCATTTGGTGAATATCAGGGGATTACAGCAGAGATTACGATAAGTATTGGTCAAGCTAAAAAAAATAATTTAAAGTCTGAAACTGTTGTAGAAACAATAGCGGACATAAAAAATAATAAACCGTTTTTTAAAAAAGCTCAGGTAACTCTCAAAGAAAGTGAGGATGATAAGGTAGAAATTCTTGATCTTATTGAAGAAAAGCTTCATGATTACATAATATTTCAATTACCTACACGACAATCTTTAGCTTGTGAGTATGTTTTTCAAGAAATGATTAACAGGTATAGAGAGAGGAGATATGATATAATTAGAATATTGCAGAGAGATGGTTAA
- a CDS encoding RNA-guided endonuclease InsQ/TnpB family protein has translation MYKTQKNHIRCDKQTYKLLRYLCHFSKNLYNYALYYIRQHYFKTQEYLRYESVYHLVKDSEDYRLLPSQVAQQTLISVDEAFKSFLSLLKAKKEGKVEEKVSMPKYLPKDGMYQIVFSKDQFKTEGKKVRLSLGRSFAKEFGVRYLYFDLPATVLGKKIKEVRIVPRFNGRWFEIEYVYEEEQQLSIFDLSRCLAIDLGLDNFAAVVDTIGTAFLIEGRFLKSVNRWYNKERARLQSIYSRQGIKCGRKLALVSRKRQHIIDNFLNQAVSLIIKHCLNNQIGAVVVGRMKGIKQGIEIGRVNNQNFVGIPYDKFKRKLKSKCMYYGIRYMEVDEGYTSQRCSRCGHVSKSSRKYRGLYVCKKCGYVVNADINGAINIVAKVAGESAVKQITSSGCVNHPVRIRVA, from the coding sequence ATGTACAAAACGCAGAAAAATCATATAAGATGTGATAAACAAACATACAAACTGCTACGTTATCTTTGCCACTTTTCTAAAAACCTGTACAACTATGCTCTGTACTATATAAGGCAACACTACTTTAAAACTCAGGAATATTTGAGATATGAAAGTGTATATCATCTTGTGAAAGACAGCGAAGACTACAGACTTTTGCCATCGCAGGTTGCCCAGCAAACACTTATTTCAGTGGATGAAGCTTTTAAATCTTTTCTAAGTCTTTTGAAAGCCAAAAAAGAAGGGAAGGTAGAAGAAAAAGTTTCAATGCCTAAATACCTGCCGAAGGATGGGATGTATCAGATAGTTTTTTCGAAGGACCAGTTCAAGACAGAAGGCAAAAAAGTGCGATTGAGTCTTGGCAGGAGTTTTGCAAAAGAGTTTGGTGTAAGGTACCTGTATTTTGACCTGCCAGCTACGGTTCTGGGTAAGAAAATTAAGGAAGTCAGGATAGTGCCAAGATTTAATGGTAGATGGTTTGAGATTGAGTATGTGTATGAAGAAGAGCAACAGCTAAGTATTTTTGATTTGAGCAGATGTTTAGCAATAGACTTAGGGCTTGACAATTTTGCAGCGGTGGTTGATACCATCGGGACTGCCTTTTTGATAGAGGGCAGGTTTTTAAAATCAGTCAACCGATGGTACAACAAAGAAAGGGCAAGACTTCAGTCGATCTACAGCAGGCAAGGGATAAAATGTGGCAGAAAACTTGCTTTAGTTTCTCGCAAAAGGCAGCATATAATTGACAATTTTTTGAATCAGGCTGTGAGTTTGATAATCAAGCACTGTTTGAACAATCAGATAGGTGCAGTAGTTGTTGGCAGGATGAAAGGTATAAAGCAGGGGATAGAGATAGGAAGAGTAAACAATCAAAATTTTGTGGGGATACCATATGACAAGTTCAAGAGGAAGCTAAAATCGAAGTGCATGTATTATGGCATAAGGTATATGGAAGTGGATGAGGGTTATACATCACAAAGATGTAGCAGATGTGGGCATGTTAGCAAAAGTAGCAGGAAATACAGGGGATTGTATGTATGCAAAAAGTGTGGGTATGTAGTAAATGCGGATATAAATGGAGCGATAAACATAGTTGCAAAGGTAGCTGGTGAGTCTGCTGTAAAGCAGATAACCAGTAGTGGGTGTGTGAACCACCCTGTGAGAATAAGGGTAGCTTGA
- a CDS encoding VirD4-like conjugal transfer protein, CD1115 family has translation MKRKLAIFILPVVLFYLLTGYIIGMLTDLLKANQESFFFSPEKAPQIKIETDPVKALQNVFSNPDIKKAWLGFTTFLLLAGALLLLPYKERIKALFGSQAPKDPRGTYGTSDWMTEKEARRVLGFNKPGIILGKISNELVTLPFNARYNKHVMVLGATGAGKSRTFIIPNVIALAEAGHSMVITDPSGEILEHTYKYLLKKGYFVKALNLVDFKLSDPWNPLDTIEDEEDAQVFADIVIKNTETGRRGGDPFWDRAELNLLKALVLYVKEFLPPEKQNMAKVYDLLASKDPAMIVKLFENLEDSKAAKMAYNLYSQVNEKVKTGVVMGLGTRLQLFQNKLVREMTQISEIELLAPKLQKTAYFCIIPDQHSAYSFMSSLFFSFLFIKLVKLHDTTTDKTIKDRHVYFLLDEFCNIGEIPDFTKKISTIRKRNLHCQIVIQSIPQIEDRYPGGQWKEIIGNCDTFLCLGVNDPDTARYVSELLGIKSIQTRSTSHPGDFNAIFETERITQSVGKRLLLNPDEVKKFDAKKNIVILRGKNPFITEKIFFDEMKQAKELETISIASYKSKQDLIQQTSEQIPLKQQEVYELQTEEVKEKDLKEQVAAQETKALPEEQETDSELW, from the coding sequence ATGAAGAGGAAGCTTGCTATTTTTATCCTGCCAGTAGTTCTTTTTTACCTTCTCACAGGGTATATTATAGGAATGCTAACAGACCTTTTGAAAGCAAACCAGGAAAGCTTTTTCTTCTCACCAGAAAAAGCACCGCAAATCAAAATAGAAACAGACCCTGTAAAAGCTTTGCAAAATGTATTTTCAAACCCTGATATCAAAAAAGCATGGCTTGGTTTTACAACTTTTTTACTACTTGCAGGAGCACTTTTGCTGCTCCCTTACAAAGAAAGAATAAAAGCGCTGTTTGGCAGTCAAGCACCAAAAGACCCCAGAGGAACATATGGAACATCAGACTGGATGACAGAAAAAGAGGCAAGAAGAGTTCTGGGTTTTAATAAACCGGGAATAATTTTAGGCAAAATCTCAAATGAACTTGTAACTTTGCCATTTAACGCAAGGTATAACAAGCACGTAATGGTACTTGGCGCAACAGGTGCAGGGAAATCAAGAACGTTCATAATACCAAATGTGATAGCTTTAGCTGAAGCAGGACACAGCATGGTAATCACAGACCCATCAGGCGAAATACTTGAACACACATATAAGTATCTTCTGAAAAAAGGCTACTTTGTAAAAGCACTCAACCTTGTAGATTTTAAGCTCTCCGACCCATGGAACCCGCTTGATACGATTGAAGATGAGGAAGACGCCCAGGTTTTTGCGGATATTGTAATAAAGAACACAGAAACAGGCAGAAGAGGTGGAGATCCTTTCTGGGACAGAGCAGAACTGAATCTTTTAAAAGCTCTTGTACTTTATGTAAAAGAATTTCTTCCACCAGAAAAACAGAACATGGCAAAGGTATATGACCTTCTTGCATCAAAAGACCCTGCAATGATTGTAAAGCTGTTTGAAAACCTTGAAGATAGCAAAGCTGCAAAAATGGCATATAATCTGTATTCGCAAGTAAATGAAAAAGTCAAAACAGGCGTTGTAATGGGATTGGGAACAAGACTTCAGCTTTTTCAAAACAAGCTTGTAAGAGAAATGACCCAGATAAGCGAAATAGAACTGCTTGCTCCAAAGTTACAAAAAACTGCATACTTTTGTATCATCCCTGACCAGCACTCGGCATACAGCTTTATGAGCTCTCTTTTCTTTAGCTTTTTGTTTATAAAACTTGTAAAGCTCCACGATACAACTACTGATAAAACCATAAAAGATAGACACGTATACTTTCTTTTGGATGAGTTTTGCAACATTGGTGAAATACCTGACTTTACCAAGAAAATCTCAACGATACGAAAACGAAACCTGCACTGTCAGATAGTTATCCAAAGTATTCCCCAAATTGAAGACAGATACCCGGGAGGACAGTGGAAAGAGATAATAGGCAACTGTGATACATTTTTGTGTCTTGGTGTAAATGACCCTGATACAGCAAGATATGTATCAGAGCTTTTGGGTATAAAAAGTATACAAACAAGAAGTACATCGCATCCCGGTGACTTTAACGCAATATTTGAAACAGAAAGAATAACGCAATCAGTAGGGAAAAGGCTTCTTTTGAACCCCGATGAAGTAAAGAAGTTTGACGCAAAGAAAAACATCGTAATCCTAAGAGGCAAAAACCCGTTTATCACCGAAAAGATATTCTTTGATGAAATGAAACAGGCAAAAGAGCTTGAGACAATATCTATCGCAAGCTACAAATCCAAGCAAGACTTGATACAACAAACATCTGAACAAATTCCTTTAAAACAGCAAGAGGTGTATGAACTTCAAACAGAAGAGGTGAAAGAAAAAGACCTGAAAGAACAGGTTGCCGCCCAAGAAACAAAAGCCCTGCCAGAAGAACAAGAAACAGATAGCGAGCTTTGGTAG
- a CDS encoding DUF6731 family protein, whose product MERKVKFEYFEVVSRKKNQSPETPDEPFDLTRWINIADGYSLEARTFDYSDERVRLERMKYFDDTNLWLLNFLRLRETDIPLRGKIDQEAEPIELDDDEFIGEDVSMLYDPELNVVMLQRNIRSLGATGIEKYLNLLWASNGEQEEKIYQKIKQEDSIFSKMEMNC is encoded by the coding sequence ATGGAAAGAAAAGTTAAGTTTGAATACTTTGAAGTAGTCAGCAGAAAAAAGAACCAGTCTCCAGAAACACCTGATGAACCATTTGATTTAACAAGATGGATAAATATTGCTGATGGATACTCATTGGAAGCAAGGACATTTGACTATTCGGATGAAAGAGTAAGGCTTGAAAGAATGAAGTACTTTGATGACACAAATTTATGGCTTCTTAATTTTTTGAGACTTCGTGAAACTGACATTCCACTAAGGGGAAAGATTGACCAGGAAGCTGAACCTATAGAACTGGACGATGACGAATTTATTGGTGAAGATGTTTCAATGCTTTATGACCCTGAATTAAATGTTGTGATGTTACAACGAAATATTAGAAGTTTAGGCGCAACAGGAATTGAGAAATACTTAAACCTTTTGTGGGCTTCAAACGGCGAACAAGAGGAAAAAATTTATCAAAAAATTAAGCAAGAAGACTCCATCTTCTCCAAGATGGAGATGAATTGCTAA
- a CDS encoding MBL fold metallo-hydrolase, which produces MVGLMLDVGDGLALNIDKKIQIDFGGDEESFKLLFRFFEMCEECYYCPFCWDWCLKPEVFILSHFHEDHYKGLFFDVARSYFRSISQIYYPAIPVIDDEGTSQEFFKCLLSIMEYFIRYSLGKLNGFPAVDLITVFRIILGRSPKYSPLVRGMTIEINKRKFEVLWPPKEIKDEKVIGEVKRAINAFKNAMQRNSKLKEYFKKYNAILPKYISEKIDFDKHPGYIEKEELTIEEKEVSTTPAKRLEITPEIERANKLLRKAANRMSLVLRDMDNEILFMGDIENKETSIICEDLINKNLTKFEIIIPPHHGTHFSSKMERLSSYAILISCGAKLKRYIKPKLKDICKHVYSTYDFGNLYFSTMNGLICFSKVNYHRIFCRYKK; this is translated from the coding sequence ATGGTTGGTTTGATGTTAGATGTAGGAGATGGTTTAGCATTAAATATTGATAAAAAAATTCAAATTGATTTTGGTGGCGATGAAGAAAGCTTTAAATTATTATTTAGATTTTTCGAAATGTGTGAAGAGTGTTATTACTGTCCTTTTTGTTGGGACTGGTGTTTGAAACCTGAGGTATTTATTCTTTCACATTTTCATGAAGACCATTACAAAGGTTTGTTTTTTGATGTAGCAAGAAGTTATTTCCGCAGTATTTCTCAAATTTATTACCCTGCTATTCCTGTAATAGATGATGAAGGAACGTCTCAAGAGTTTTTTAAATGTCTATTAAGTATTATGGAGTACTTTATACGTTATTCATTGGGAAAATTAAATGGATTTCCTGCTGTTGACCTTATTACTGTTTTTCGAATAATATTAGGCAGGAGCCCAAAATACTCTCCTTTAGTGAGAGGTATGACAATCGAGATTAATAAAAGAAAGTTTGAGGTTTTATGGCCACCAAAAGAAATAAAAGATGAAAAGGTTATTGGAGAAGTCAAAAGGGCTATTAACGCCTTTAAAAATGCTATGCAAAGAAATAGTAAATTAAAGGAATACTTTAAAAAATATAACGCAATATTACCAAAATATATATCAGAAAAAATTGATTTTGATAAACATCCAGGTTACATAGAAAAAGAAGAGCTAACAATAGAAGAAAAAGAAGTATCAACCACTCCAGCCAAGAGATTAGAAATTACTCCCGAAATTGAACGAGCAAATAAACTGTTAAGGAAGGCAGCAAACAGGATGAGTTTGGTTTTAAGGGACATGGATAATGAAATTTTATTTATGGGGGATATAGAAAATAAAGAAACTAGTATAATATGTGAAGATTTAATTAACAAAAATCTTACCAAATTTGAAATTATTATCCCTCCTCATCATGGCACACATTTTTCGTCAAAAATGGAACGATTATCGTCTTATGCAATTTTGATTTCTTGTGGAGCTAAACTAAAAAGGTATATAAAACCAAAGTTAAAAGATATATGCAAACATGTGTATTCCACATATGATTTTGGGAACTTGTATTTTTCAACAATGAACGGTTTAATTTGTTTTTCAAAAGTCAATTACCACAGAATATTTTGCCGATATAAAAAATAG
- a CDS encoding DUF6710 family protein, with protein MFKKFLKKKTNVFVVDPKREFTFAIDFIQKAIEDEDKENKAKILSFVEGLVKEDLRSDILTKIIYNPNNMLNRTSWFPLGYLDYDISQVPIIKVDLSTTCVIAYPWNSERYKKMIKTLSKEDFKYYKINHFAEYYVPLDICFVTNGHHSIAAGCGYKKGWIEAKEIDITPLFEKIYTDGQNWYESATGKLIFDVPDFRIALLFEIAKMKYELQKNFQF; from the coding sequence GTGTTTAAAAAGTTTTTAAAAAAGAAGACAAATGTTTTTGTTGTTGACCCCAAAAGAGAGTTCACTTTTGCGATTGACTTTATTCAAAAAGCGATTGAAGACGAAGACAAAGAGAACAAAGCAAAAATTCTGTCATTTGTTGAAGGATTGGTGAAAGAGGATCTCAGAAGTGATATACTGACAAAAATAATATATAACCCCAACAATATGCTTAACAGAACCTCGTGGTTTCCTCTAGGCTATCTTGATTATGATATTTCCCAAGTACCAATTATTAAAGTAGACCTTTCAACAACGTGTGTAATTGCTTATCCATGGAATAGCGAAAGATATAAAAAGATGATTAAAACTCTCAGCAAAGAAGATTTTAAATACTATAAAATCAATCATTTTGCCGAATATTATGTTCCATTGGATATTTGCTTTGTCACAAATGGTCATCATTCAATCGCAGCAGGCTGTGGTTATAAAAAAGGTTGGATAGAAGCAAAAGAGATAGATATAACCCCGCTATTTGAGAAAATTTATACAGATGGGCAAAACTGGTATGAATCTGCCACAGGCAAACTAATATTTGATGTTCCAGATTTCAGAATAGCTCTTCTTTTCGAAATTGCAAAAATGAAATATGAGCTGCAAAAGAATTTTCAGTTCTAA
- a CDS encoding Rpn family recombination-promoting nuclease/putative transposase, producing the protein MSKKRRSKDAGFKKIFTNKVNIHWFITEFFGDFLPCKIGLDDIEILATESINSQWKARRSDVVYKIKYKDAFVCVLLEFQNTKEELFHCRIYEYVLLIQKKYAIEDLLPVVIPVVLYTGQERWTPTTSFEKGILYWEDFEQFVQKFNFIFIDIKEIDDEKLLNGSNLLSAALYIDKVSENPIKVAERLEYLSKHIKFSEEQKEEFCEWLYHVVLKGYGFTDMEVDEFLFKSDFLRLGVNEMFLNTAEKIREGLKKELAKEREVAIKEGIQQGIQQGKEQALIEVAQRMIAEGAEDSFIAKVTGLSIEKVQELRNNLK; encoded by the coding sequence ATGAGTAAAAAAAGACGCTCCAAAGATGCGGGTTTTAAGAAAATTTTCACAAACAAGGTTAATATCCACTGGTTTATAACTGAATTTTTTGGTGACTTTCTACCCTGTAAAATCGGACTTGATGACATTGAAATACTTGCAACAGAATCAATTAACAGTCAGTGGAAAGCACGCAGGTCGGATGTGGTATATAAAATAAAGTACAAAGACGCTTTTGTCTGCGTACTTTTAGAGTTTCAAAACACAAAAGAAGAGCTGTTCCACTGCAGAATATATGAATATGTGCTGCTGATACAGAAAAAATATGCTATTGAAGACCTTCTTCCAGTAGTAATACCTGTTGTATTGTACACTGGGCAGGAAAGGTGGACACCTACAACATCTTTTGAAAAAGGTATTCTCTACTGGGAGGATTTTGAGCAGTTTGTGCAAAAGTTCAATTTCATATTCATTGACATCAAAGAAATAGATGACGAAAAACTGCTAAATGGTTCTAATCTGCTATCAGCAGCACTGTATATTGACAAAGTATCAGAAAATCCAATCAAAGTTGCTGAAAGGCTTGAATATTTAAGTAAACACATTAAGTTTTCTGAAGAACAAAAGGAAGAGTTTTGTGAATGGCTGTACCACGTGGTGTTAAAGGGATACGGTTTCACAGATATGGAAGTAGACGAGTTTTTGTTCAAGTCCGATTTTCTCAGATTGGGGGTGAATGAAATGTTTCTCAACACTGCAGAAAAGATAAGAGAAGGATTGAAAAAGGAATTAGCAAAAGAAAGAGAAGTTGCTATTAAAGAAGGTATTCAACAAGGTATTCAACAAGGTAAGGAACAAGCACTTATAGAAGTAGCTCAGAGAATGATTGCAGAAGGAGCTGAAGATTCTTTCATAGCAAAAGTCACAGGACTCAGTATTGAAAAAGTCCAGGAACTTCGAAATAACCTCAAATAG
- a CDS encoding HU family DNA-binding protein, which yields MSKEELIKSIAEKSGLTKKDSEKALNVLLECIQEALSKGDKVQLVGFGTFEVKERAERKGRNPQTGEEILIPATVVPVFKAGKVLKEAVSGPSKS from the coding sequence ATGTCAAAGGAAGAATTAATAAAGTCAATAGCTGAAAAAAGCGGTCTTACCAAGAAAGATTCTGAAAAGGCTTTGAACGTTTTGCTTGAGTGCATTCAAGAAGCTCTTTCAAAAGGCGACAAAGTTCAGCTTGTTGGCTTTGGTACATTCGAAGTGAAAGAAAGAGCTGAAAGGAAAGGAAGGAATCCTCAAACAGGTGAAGAAATTCTTATACCTGCAACAGTAGTTCCAGTTTTCAAAGCAGGAAAGGTTTTGAAAGAGGCTGTGTCTGGCCCATCCAAAAGCTAA